In the genome of Hippoglossus hippoglossus isolate fHipHip1 chromosome 12, fHipHip1.pri, whole genome shotgun sequence, one region contains:
- the LOC117772176 gene encoding chemokine-like receptor 1, translating to MDVDYKEYADYTPDNETENVSPPTAEVLNFSSSPSSLTHALVVFNILITVIGLIGNSVVIWICGWKMKRTVITTWYISLAISNFLFCIFLPLEAFYRITSHWPFGLLLCKFTSSALFLNMYSSVFLLVLISTDRCVMILFPVWSHNHRSVKKAFGVVVLMWLLSALLTLPSLIFRQTIVYGSVTQCYTSYVDPSRHKAVVLTRFICGFLIPFLMIVVCCSVLGVKLKTLTVKSTKPYKIMVALILSFFFCWVPYHTFVLLELDFKDHSLEVLKTGLKVGATLAAANCFISPALYVFVGNDFKQTLKRSLTSRMEEAMAEEFRTAGLNHSRCRSMEVIKT from the coding sequence ATGGATGTGGATTATAAAGAATATGCCGATTATACTCCAGACAATGAAACTGAGAACGTCAGTCCCCCCACTGCTGAAGTCCTGAATTTCAGCAGCTCTCCTTCTTCGTTGACACATGCTCTAGTGGTATTCAATATCCTTATAACTGTTATTGGCCTCATAGGAAATTCAGTCGTTATCTGGATCTGTggatggaaaatgaaaagaacgGTCATCACCACTTGGTACATCAGTCTGGCaatttcaaactttttgttCTGTATATTTCTGCCCCTGGAGGCTTTCTACAGAATAACCTCGCACTGGCCTTTCGGACTGCTCTTGTGCAAGTTCACCTCCTCCGCCCTGTTTCTCAACATGTACAGCAGTGTGTTTCTGCTGGTCCTGATCAGCACTGATCGCTGCGTAATGATTCTATTCCCCGTTTGGTCACATAACCACCGGTCAGTGAAGAAAGCCTTTGGGGTTGTTGTGCTCATGTGGCTCCTTTCTGCGCTCCTAACGCTGCCCTCACTGATCTTCAGACAAACTATAGTGTACGGCTCAGTCACTCAGTGCTACACAAGCTATGTGGACCCCTCCAGACACAAGGCAGTTGTCCTGACTCGATTCATCTGCGGGTTCCTGATTCCGTTCCTAATGATTGTCGTCTGCTGCTCCGTGCTCGGTGTGAAGCTCAAAACTTTGACCGTCAAGTCAACAAAGCCGTACAAAATCATGGTGGCGCTCATCTTGTCGTTTTTCTTCTGCTGGGTCCCCTACCACACCTTTGTTCTTCTGGAGTTGGACTTCAAAGACCACAGCCTGGAGGTTCTTAAAACTGGACTGAAGGTGGGAGCCACGCTGGCCGCAGCAAACTGCTTCATATCCCCAGCTCTGTACGTTTTCGTTGGTAACGACTTTAAACAAACCCTGAAGAGGTCTCTGACATCAAGGATGGAGGAGGCGATGGCTGAGGAATTCCGTACAGCGGGTCTCAATCATTCAAGGTGTAGGTCAATGGAAGTGATCAAAACCTAG
- the rnf185 gene encoding E3 ubiquitin-protein ligase RNF185 isoform X2 — protein sequence MATAAPAPPPPTASGPSTAATDNPSPGSSGSSAAADSSNQDSTFECNICLDTAKDAVISLCGHLFCWPCLHQWLETRPSKQVCPVCKAGISRDKVIPLYGRGSTGQQDPRERTPPRPQGQRPEPENRGGFQGFGFGDGGFQMSFGIGAFPFGIFATAFNINDAAPGTPQHMDEQFLSRLFLFVALVIMFWLLIA from the exons ATGGCCACCGCTGCCcccgctccacctcctcctaCGGCCTCCGGCCCCTCCACCGCGGCCACCGACAACCCGAGTCCCGGGTCGAGCGGCTCCAGCGCGGCGGCCGACAGCAGCAACCAGGACAGCACGTTCGAGTGCAACATATGTCTGGACACCGCCAAGGACGCAGTGATCAGCCTGTGTGGACACCTCTTCTG TTGGCCGTGTTTGCATCAG TGGTTGGAGACCAGACCCAGCAAACAAGTGTGCCCGGTGTGTAAAGCTGGCATCAGTAGAGACAAAGTCATCCCCTTATATGGACGGGGAAGCACAGGTCAACAGGACCCCAG agAAAGAACACCCCCTCGACCACAAGGGCAAAGGCCTGAACCAGAAAACCGTGGT GGATTTCAAGGGTTTGGTTTTGGAGATGGGGGTTTCCAGATGTCGTTTGGAATCGGTGCCTTTCCATTTGGTATTTTTGCTACAGCGTTTAACATCAATGATG CGGCGCCCGGGACGCCACAGCACATGGACGAACAGTTTCTCTCTCGACTCTTCCTGTTCGTGGCTCTGGTGATTATGTTCTGGCTGCTGATTGCATGA
- the rnf185 gene encoding E3 ubiquitin-protein ligase RNF185 isoform X1, with product MATAAPAPPPPTASGPSTAATDNPSPGSSGSSAAADSSNQDSTFECNICLDTAKDAVISLCGHLFCWPCLHQWLETRPSKQVCPVCKAGISRDKVIPLYGRGSTGQQDPRERTPPRPQGQRPEPENRGGFQGFGFGDGGFQMSFGIGAFPFGIFATAFNINDGRPPPAAPGTPQHMDEQFLSRLFLFVALVIMFWLLIA from the exons ATGGCCACCGCTGCCcccgctccacctcctcctaCGGCCTCCGGCCCCTCCACCGCGGCCACCGACAACCCGAGTCCCGGGTCGAGCGGCTCCAGCGCGGCGGCCGACAGCAGCAACCAGGACAGCACGTTCGAGTGCAACATATGTCTGGACACCGCCAAGGACGCAGTGATCAGCCTGTGTGGACACCTCTTCTG TTGGCCGTGTTTGCATCAG TGGTTGGAGACCAGACCCAGCAAACAAGTGTGCCCGGTGTGTAAAGCTGGCATCAGTAGAGACAAAGTCATCCCCTTATATGGACGGGGAAGCACAGGTCAACAGGACCCCAG agAAAGAACACCCCCTCGACCACAAGGGCAAAGGCCTGAACCAGAAAACCGTGGT GGATTTCAAGGGTTTGGTTTTGGAGATGGGGGTTTCCAGATGTCGTTTGGAATCGGTGCCTTTCCATTTGGTATTTTTGCTACAGCGTTTAACATCAATGATGGTAGGCCTCCTCCAG CGGCGCCCGGGACGCCACAGCACATGGACGAACAGTTTCTCTCTCGACTCTTCCTGTTCGTGGCTCTGGTGATTATGTTCTGGCTGCTGATTGCATGA
- the si:zfos-128g4.1 gene encoding uncharacterized protein si:zfos-128g4.1 codes for MVKFETKSEGGLCAVVRPPAAVPSERRSDTARHRPPPASSRVASGQQLSGKGGRRLPLPRPRSPAHSEQWRRKMDDKLILAVFNYPELYNVTLPNYRCTESRAHAWRNISILLGLPSEECKRKWKNMRDRYLKEVRMEIKSKKQGEVVQSRWKYRQLMNFIAPFTGSRSGVADICGNEDDDHDNPDNESGSVEGESASSEVVKAPQSIMKAPVSQPDLKPQLAFVTQVPSMSQDTQMAQLAVMAKLPSTSQITPISKTGRKRRLIQESLSLPSSQSIQSPTKWLVKDNGASFPTRPRDEDELFLLSFVPALKRLAPQKRCETKIKIQQIMYEAEFNVTQSESQEKHTKQETQD; via the exons ATGGTGAAATT tgaaacaaagaGTGAGGGAGGCCTGTGTGCGGTGGTGCGCCCCCCAGCGGCCGTGCCCAGTGAACGGCGGAGCGACACGGCGCGGCACCGTCCGCCACCCGCGTCATCTCGCGTTGCGTCGGGGCAGCAGCTGAGCGGAAAAGGCGGGAGAAGGCTGCCGCTTCCGCGTCCGCGCAGCCCCGCACACAGCGAGCAGTGGAGGCGCAAAATGGACGATAAGTTAATATTGGCCGTATTTAATTACCCGGAGCTTTACAACGTGACTTTGCCCAACTACCGCTGCACAGAGAGCCGCGCGCACGCCTGGAGGAACATCAGCATCCTACTGGGTCTCCCGT CTGAGGAGTGcaaaagaaaatggaagaaCATGAGAGACCGCTACTTGAAGGAAGTCCGAATGGAGATCAAAAGCAAGAAGCAAGGGGAGGTCGTGCAGAGCCGGTGGAAATACAGACAACTGATGAATTTTATTGCACCCTTCACTGGGTCAAGAAGCGGCGTGGCAGACATCTGCGGCAACGAAGATGATGACCACGACAACCCTGACAACGAATCTGGCAGCGTGGAGGGGGAAAGCGCGTCGTCTGAGGTGGTCAAGGCGCCGCAGTCGATCATGAAGGCCCCTGTGAGCCAACCTGACCTCAAGCCCCAGTTGGCATTTGTGACGCAGGTTCCTTCAATGTCCCAGGACACGCAGATGGCGCAGCTGGCTGTTATGGCCAAGCTGCCGTCAACCTCTCAGATCACACCCATTAGCAAGACCGGGCGGAAACGGCGCCTGATTCAAGAGTCACTTTCGTTGCCTTCCTCTCAAAGTATACAGTCCCCGACAAAATGGCTGGTCAAAGACAATGGCGCCTCATTTCCCACCAGGCCCCGGGATGAGGATGAACTATTTCTGCTGAGCTTTGTTCCTGCTCTCAAGCGACTCGCTCCACAGAAAAGGTGcgagacaaaaataaagatcCAGCAGATTATGTACGAGGCCGAGTTCAACGTGACGCAGTCAGAGTCccaagagaaacacacaaagcaagAAACACAAGACTGA